Sequence from the Helianthus annuus cultivar XRQ/B chromosome 13, HanXRQr2.0-SUNRISE, whole genome shotgun sequence genome:
GGGGACAAAGTATCGAAACCTTAATTTTTAGGCGGAACTATGAATATGTTGGTTGATTTGGGTTGAATTTGGTTGCATTGCAGCCGGTTTCTACATGGTCCGGAAATGAGCCCAGAAGACGCTGTTCAAATTAGGGAAGCAATGCAAAAAGGTAAGACGTAATGAGTTACATTTGTATCAATAAAATTTACAACCAGGGTGTAAAAAGAGTTTACAATTGGGGCGTAAAAAAGTTTACAACCGGggcgtaaaaaagtttaaaattttttaaCACGGGCGTaaaaaaagtttacatttttttaaCAGGGGCGTAACGTAAATTTTTTTCAACCAGCGCGTAAAAAACTTTACAACTGGGGATAGgggtaaaaacaaaaaaaaaattacatgttGGTGGCACCcaacaaaatttataaaaatttgtacgCACCTGATCGGGAATTCTCAACGcgttatatatacacacatttttaGGATTTTACATTCGACACCCCTTTTTCGCGGAATGTAAAAATATAAAAACCgtaaaaacattataaaattttACGGATGACGTCAAATTCGGGGTTTGGGGGAGGGGGGCAATTTTcgttaaaagataataaaattttGACGGATGGTAAAAACATCAAatgtaaaaaattaaaaaaattacggTTAAAGAGCGTAGCAATTTTCGTTCGAAGGTGTCCCTTTTACACGTATATAAGGGTTGGGGACAAAGTATCGAAACCTTAATTTTTAGGCGGAACTATAAATGTGTTGGTTGATTTGGGTTGAATTGGGTTGCATTGCAGCCGGTTCCTACATGGTCCAGACACGAGCCAAGAAGACGCTGTTAAAATTAGGGAAACAATGCAAAAAGGTAAGACATTGATGAGTTATATTTGTGTCAATAAAATTTACAATCAGGGTGTATAAAGAGTTTACAACTGGAGCGTAAAAAAGTTTACAATCGGGTcgtaaaaaagtttaaattttttttaacacgggcgtaaaaaaagttattttttaaTAGGGGtgtaatgtaatttttttttacaactagagcgTAAAAAATTTTACAACCGGGGATGGggtaaaatcaaaaaaattacATGTTGGCGACACctaataaaatttataaaacttTTTACACGCCTAATTTGGAATTCTCAACTtgttatatatacacacacttttAGGAGTTTACATTCGACAACCCCCTTTTCATCGaatgtaaaaatatataaatcgtaaaaacattataaaattttACGGATAATGACAAATTTGAGGTTTGGGGAAGGGGGCAATTTTcattaaaagattataaaattgGCACCGTGCGCAAAAAAACATTTTACGTGTGAGTTTATATTCGGCGTTCAAAAAAACGTTTACATTCAACAAAGTGcacaaattttttttacattCACTATCgtacgtaacttttttttttttttacattcgaCACCGTATGTAAAAAAACATCTACGAGTGAGTTTACATTCGACATTTAAAAAAACGTTTACATTCTATACCGTACGCAGATTTTGATTTGCGTAAAAGTGTATgtttaaaatgtttttacaaTGGAGTAAACAAAAATTACCTAAAGGTAAATACGATATTACACATACTCGTAAATAAATTTCAATAGGATCTAGTGTTTTACGTTGAATGttgattagttttatttttttgttgttttcatAGTTGTTGAAGGGTTGAGAACGAGGCCGTAATTGAGACAAGGACAACGAAGAGACCCGAATGGAAGATCAAGAAGAAATGGAGGGTGGCGAACAATTGGACTTAAGATACCGTCTAGTTGTATCGTCTCATTACGTTGATGTAATCTATAAAACACAGTGTTTTGAGGGTTGGATGGGATCTAAATTCTTAGAAACATTCCATTAAAAAGTTGTtgcatatttttttataatttggtTAATACAATTAAAATTTATTGTTTGGGTCCATATTAATTTTCAAGACTGACAAGTTTTTGATCAAATGTATGACTTTGCTTTATAAATTGTGTCAGGAGTTAATTTACCATCGTAACCCTTATTGTACCATATAATATTATTTTAAAGACATGCATAAAGACAAAAAATCCAAAAGCACAATGCAATCTCAATCATCCATTTTAGATTGATCAACTAGAAAAGTAACCCGCGGCGGGGGCTAAATTTATATTTCCATCAAGTTAGATACATGAGCTGCAACCAAGAGTTTATGCCTAGATTTGTATATGTATTATGGTTGCAACTTAGGTTGTATTCAGTATAAGTATATATACCACCTAGACGCACCCCGGAAAAACACAAACGACACACCTGGTCTTTGAGAATTGAGATGGCGAAGCTCATGTAGCTCATAATCGAAACCCTATACGTCTGAAAACCAAGTCGATTCCACTCTCTCTCTTCCTTCGCATCTTTTTTGTTGCAATTTCCCATTTTAATTCCACATTTAATGAGAAAGAAGCTTTGAATGAAAAAATAACTATAAAAGAGCCCTTTGTTTTCCCAAAGAATTCATTCATTTTGTTTTATCGTTCCTTCATCCAACATTAAAAAAGAAAGACCAGGAGCCATGATCATAATATAACTATAAACAAAAGAAGAGCCCTATAGAAGTAAGTAGATGAGAAAGCAAACAGACCACCAAATTAATGTCTCCCATAAAGACTACGATTAACAATCATGCACAAACCCGACCCATAATCCACATGACCCATACTATTTTTAAAACACCATAAATTGTCTGATTAAAGTTTAAGTAAAGCTATGTTCGGCAACGTGTATATGCTATATTAAAAACTATTAATGGAAGGCAACAGTAAATAATGACGATTTTCTCATACTAAATCACACAATGAATTCACATTACATGCTCTAAATGTATGATCTCAAGTGTCACCAAATTGGCATTTTACCTCTTACAGTAACATTTGATGATAATTTCAAAAAATATGATAATAAAGACGTAAGAATCACCTGTTGTCCTCCGGGAACTTGATTCTGATGGTTTCTCGGTTGCTTCCACGTCCATGCCAAATTAAATACAAGAATTCACACCAAATTAAAAGGTAGCATGTGGTTTAAGGAAAAAGATGAATCAAACAACGATTAACAAATAATAGCACATTCACCTCAGATAGCCTTTTTAGGGTAAACGGTAGGCCATCAACAAAGCTATGATGAGCTGAAAAAAACACAATAAGACACATGAGTTCATCAAAAACTTCCAACTATCGACAGATCGAAAGCATCTAAGGAATTGATTTGGGCAAGATAATTGTTAAAGACAATTCCAACCTAAGTAAAGAAAGAACCTTGTGAACGCCGACACAACCAAACACCATTGTCATTAATCGGTTGCAATGTGAATGCACCACGATTCACATTACCCATGctggtgtttttatttttggtGTACTATAGATCTGTATATTAAGATTTATTATTAGTGATTTTAAGCATTAGTGGGTTGAATCCCTTGACAAATTCCACACTTGTCCTCACAGGAACTCTTATATTGACCTTTAGATCGACTAACAGTTCAACCCATGCCAACTGAATTGGATAGAGATCCAGTTCTGGGCCCAACCAAGTTCTTAACAACATTGGTTATTACTCAATAAAGGTGTAGATTCTTGAATAAACAatttaaaagttttaaaagaGTATACTTTTGTGGCAATTCTCaaactttttttactttttattaagTTAAAGTGTTAAACCTTTCCGTTGACCAATGTGGGATGTACTTGAGACACCCCCAAGCTCCTTGTTGACCCATTAAGTATCCAGCTCCAAGTTCCAGTTGATCAGCAAAATTTTCATGAGTTTGTTTTCAACAAAAAACTATAGCAATTAACTTCCCAACATGTACCCTTGCTTATACTACTTGTAACATACTACTTCATCCTTAACCTGCAATATATTGTTCATAAAAAGTTTGATTTTGTATTCACTAAGTATCCCAAATCACAGTCAATCCACAAATCAAACTAAAAACCCACATCAATTTCTCAGAAAAATGAGAATCAAATCATCAAAAACCCTCGACGCACCAAAAAAACCTAAATGACGTACCTGGTCTTTAAGAATTGAGATGGCAAAGCTCGGTCTTTAGCTCATAATCGAAACCCTATACGCCGGAAAACCAATTCCGAttccactctctctctctttcttccttTCGCCTCTTTTTGCGGAACCTCAAATCAGTGCTAAACCCTCAAATCCCTCAAATCAGTTCTAAACCCTCAAATCACTTCTTGTCGTTGCCACTGTTGGGGTTGAAACGTTGATAGTGACTGTGACACCAGCGCGGCGTCGAAGCGGTGGAAGGGTGGAGCTAGGGTTTACTATGGCATGTCTCCCCTTCTCTCTTGAAAAAGGAAGTAGTGGTTGGACAATAAGCAACTGCTTGTAAAACATATAAAGCAATGTACAACAGGTTAGCCTGGAACATTATCTATGCCATATGTACAACCTCCATTGCATATAATTGTTGAAAATTAGAGTATATATAAATGGTTTCTATCAATTTCTACAATTCTCATAACTTAAGATAGTTCTTATTTTACTCGTTCTTATTTTACTCGTTCTCATGTAATCTTAGTACtttatatatataactagttTTTCCCCACCCGCGTTGCGGGGTAATAAGccaaatatttctctctcataacatgtatgtctgtacagagggcaaaatcgtaattatattttgaactggaggcgaaatcataattttaaactgagagcaaaatcataattttgagctagggggaatgacataattttattttgaactgtgagcaaaaacgtaattttgagctgagggcagaatcgtaattttgagctagaggaaaaaacaaaattttattttgaactgggaaAAAAAGTAATTTTAAACGAAGGGCGAAACCGTAActttaaactgggaacaaaattaaaagtgagtttttgaactgagggcaaaagcgtaattttaagctaggagcaaaattataattttattttgagctgagggcaaaagcgtaattttacataaaggacgaaagcataattttaaactaaaaataaaattaaattaaaaatgggTTGATCCAATAGGAGGTGCCAGGCAAGCTGTCTGGCACTATTCCCTCAAGTTGTAAATGTAAATGTAGATGTAGTAAATAAATTATATAATTAATCAATTCTTCTATTTTATTACTTCttttaattttgtaaataatTGAGGGTAGTTTGGCTATTTTACATGGATTTAACAATATTTTTTAACAACCATCTATGGTTTTGACGGTAAAAACAACCGCATAGTTACATGTCGGTACAAAGGCCAACGAATTTTAGGCGGTAATAGATAAGCTGCTTCATCTGCACCCACCAACCCATCTTCCCAACAACAATGGAAGATACCCAACTAACTTCTACACAACCACTGAAACACAGTCAAACACTGGTCTTTGCTGTCAATGGAGAGCGTGTTGAGCTCACTAGCGTCGACCCTTCAACTACTCTGCTTCAGTTCTTGCGTTCTCATACTCGTTTCAAGAGCGTTAAGCTCGGTTGCGGTGAAGGTTCGGTTCAgttcggtttggtttggttttcacaattttattgtttctgtTTATGTTTGTGTGTTAAGGTGTTGCTTACTTGCCTGTTTATGAATATTTGTTTGTCAATGAACGAACACAAAAAGAAAATCTCAtttggtaagtgttcatgaacggtATCGAACACGTTTATTTCTTTAACGaaccttgtttgtgttcgttcaattcgtttacaaccctatcGATGCCTCCATAGCCCACACTCCGATAAGTTAGCACCAGCCCACACTAACGATAAGCCGACATCTCCATAGCCCATAGTCCCACACTCCAATAAGCCGACACCTCTATAGCCGACGACACCTCCATAGCCCACACTCCGACAAATCCGACACCTCCATAGCCAGTGGCAGACCCAGGAATATTTTTTGGGGTGCGGATGAAGGGTTCAACCATGTTTTCAAGGGGTGCGATCGgtttttttgcctaaaaaatagactaaaaactttttttcaaagggtgcgcccgcccacccacaCGTcaaggtaggtccgcccctgtccATAGCCCACACTCAGAGCCACCGGCACCTCTATAGCCCACACTTAGAAGTCAATGCCTATTTTGCTAACATGTTTGGTCAACATGCCTATTTTCATTATTTTCCTGAATATGATTGTTCACTTTGGTTTTTTCTTTTTACACATATGACAACATAATTTATGAGTTTCACAATTATAGGTGGTTGTGGTGCTTGTAATGTTCTACTGTCCAAGTTTGACACCAAGCTTAAACAACTTGAAGATTACACAGTGAGTTCGTGTCTTACGCTTCTTTGCAGCATAAACGGGTGTTCAATCACAACAACCGAAGGCCTTGGAAACATCAAAGATGGATTTCATTCAATTCACCAACGTTTTGCCGGTTTTCATGCGTCTCAATGTGGTTTTTGCACTCCAGGAATGTGTGTTTCACTCTTTTCAGCACTTGTTAATTCAGAGAAAACCTGTCGACCCGAACCCGCTTTTGGTTCATCCAAACTCACTGCCTCAGAAGCCGAAAAGTCCATTTCTGGTAATCTATGTCGATGCACTGGTTATCGTCCGATTGCTGATGTATGCAAAAGTTTTGCAGCTGATGTTGATATGGAAGATTTGGGGCTTAATTCATTCTGGAAAAAGGATGCTAAACTGAATAAACTACCTTTATACGATTCAAAACAAATAACCACTTATCCTGAGTTTCTGAAAAAAGAAAGCAAATCCACAGCGGTTTTGAATTATCAGGATAAGACTTGGTATAGTCCGGTTTCTGTAGAGGAACTCGGGAGCTTGTTGGAATCCATCTCAGCTGAAAATGGTATGACGGTAAAGTTGGTTGCGGGGAACACAGGAACCGGTTATTATCAAGAAACCGAGTACTATAACAAGTACATTGATCTTAGGTGTATCCCCGAGCTTTCTGAAATTAAAAAAGCTGGCTCACGAATTGAAATTGGAGCGACGGTTTCAATCTCTAAGTTAATATTCGCTTTAAAAGAACATACAAAAGATGACCCAACCAAAGAAGACGACGTTGTGTTAAAGAAAATTGCATCCCATTTAGAGAAAATTGCTTCTGAATCCATCAGAAATGTAGCAAGTGTAGGTGGCAATTTGGTAATGGCACAAAGAAAGAACTTTCCTTCCGATATAGCCACTGTACTTCTTGCGGTGAATTCAAGAGTTACGATCTTGACAGGGGTAAAAAAGGAAACTCTTACACTGGAGGAGTTTCTTGAAAAACCTGCTTTGGATTCAAGAAATGTGCTTTTGAGTGTTTTCATTCCATGCTTGAGACCAACCAAAAATGGCTACTCGAAAAATGTTAAAAGTAAGCTTTTATTTGAAACGTATCGTGCTTCTCCACGTCCTCTTGGGAATGCTTTAGCTTATTTAAACGCTGCTTTTTCGGCTGAAGTTTGTAATGTTAACGATGGTGTTGTAATTAACCGCATTCAGCTAGCTTTTGGTTCTTTTGGTGTTAAACATGCAATAAGGGCAAGCACGGTTGAAAAGTATCTTGTCGGGAAAAAGTTAAGTGTTGATTTGATTTCTGAAGCTGTTAAATTAATAAGGGTTGCTATCTCTCCGGAAAATGGTACATCAGATCCTGCCTACCGGTCAAGCTTGGCTGCTAGTTTTCTGTTTGACTTTCTCATGCCAATAGTTGATCCTGAAATTAGTTCAAGATTGACGATCGATGATTGTGAAAGAACAACATTGTTGTCACCTGCAAAGCAAGTTATAGAATCGAGCCATGAACATTATCCTGTTGGTGAACCGGTCATAAAATCCGGTGCTACAATCCAAGCTTCTGGTTTGTATCACTTATCACTGTTATCAGTAGTTTATGTTTACTTTCAAAAAAGGTCTAAAAGTGAAAGAACGGGCGGTCAAGGAGGTTGGGTAATGGGTTTGGGTAATTTTGCCGGGTCAACATCAAAACATATATTTCTACTTGAGATAGTCCCCGTGGTTTCTcgaaattttggatttggtccccagctttccaaaagtacacggatgatcCCGGTGGTTTGCACTCTGTAACGCATtaagtccccaacttttgccaaacgtacatggatggtcccctgcgtttgcactttgtaacgtatttagtccATAACTTGGACCTcttaaaacctttagatttggtggctggggactaaatgtgttacaaagtgcaaaccacagggaccatccgtgtacttttgaaaaaagCTAGAAGCCAAATCCaaatccgtgtactttactctttttaCTTTAAGACAAGGTCCAATGGTTCAAAATGGGTTTGGGTTGTTTTAACTTTTAAGTATGGACCAGTCGGTTGGGTCAAACTCAGACATGTATTTGTGGCTTTAATCATACAGGTGAAGCGGTATTTGTAGATGACATTCCTTCACCGTTGAACTGCCTTCACGGAGCATTCATTTACAGCACCAAACCTTTAGCACGTGTAAAAAGCATTAAACTGAAGTCCGAAAAAGATGTCAATGCTGTTGTTACATTTCAAGATATTCCAAAGGGAGGTGCTAATATAGGGGCTATAAATCATTTTGGAACAGACCCATTATTCTCTAATGAACTTACTCAGTGTGCTGGCCAGCGTATAGCATTTGCGGTATTTTAATTCTcttaaatattatatttttttatttttttttgatgaAAGTCATGTAGAATGCACATAGGTTTAACGAAACAATGTTTTTAAGGTTGCGGAGACACAGAAGAATGCTGACATGGCAGCGGGTACAGCAACGGTTGATTATGATATTGAAGACTTAGAACCACCTATATTAACCGTTGAACAAGCAGTCGAGAAATCGAGCTTTTTTGAAGTCCCGTTGGTCTTAACTCCGTCACAAGTTGGTGACTTCTCAAAGGGAATGGCGGAATCTGATTACCAAATTCACTCTGCTGAGGTGTTTTAAATTTTTaactaaaagtttatttttttgggggcattatttttttttaattattcatTTCTTAATTTGTAATTTCTATCCAGATCAAACTTCCATCACAATACTATTTCTATATGGAATCACAAACAGCATTAGCTGTTCCAGATGAAGACAACTGCATGGTGGTTTATAGTTCCAGTCAGGTCCCTGAATTGGTACAACGTGTCATTTCCCGATGTCTTAATATTCCCGAACACAATGTTCGTGTGATTACACGACGGGTTGGTGGCGGTTTTGGTGGAAAGGGTTCTAAAGCTATGCCCGTAAGTATCAATTGTTAAACTACAATTTTTCGTTATAattttgcatttacttttactaatATTGATAATATAGGTTGCAGCAGCATGTGCACTTGCAGCATACAAACTACGCCGTCCTGTAAGAACATATGTAAATCGAAAAACCGACATGATATTGGCAGGAGGGAGACATCCAATGAAGATAAATTACACGATTGGATTCAAATCTAACGGCAAAATCACAGCCCTACATCTTGATGTTTTAATAAATGCCGGGATGTCACCGGATGTTAGCCCTGTAATACCATGGAAATTGGTTGGTTCACTCAAGAAATACAATTTTGGTGCCCTTTCATTTGACATTAAAGTATGTAAAACCAACCATTCTAGTAAATCTGCTATGCGGGCCCCAGGAGAAGTGCAAGGATCCTATATAGCCGAAGCTGTTATAGAACATGTTGCGACTCATCTTTCGTTAGATGTCGGGTTGGTTAGGGAGATGAACTTTCATAGTTATGATAGCCTCAAGTTATATTATGGTAATAGTGCGGGTGACCCTTTAGAGTATACTTTACCTACCATATGGGATAAGTTAATGAAATCTTCAAACTTTGACAGTAGAGTTGAAATGGTAAAcaagtttaataaaaacaatatatggcgtaaaaagggtatctCTCGGGTTCCCATTTTGCAAAATGTGTCATTGAGACCGACACCTGGTAGAGTGAGTATATTACAGGATGGTTCGGTTGTGGTTGAAGTTGGTGGTATTGAGTTGGGTCAGGGTCTATGGACCAAGGTTAAACAAATGACCGCGTACTGTCTAAGTGCGGTTAAGTGTGATGGAACCCATGGGCTCTTGGAGAAGGTTCGGGTCATACAAGCAGACGCTTTGAGTATGGTTCAAGGCGGGCTTACAGCTGGAAGTACTACTTCTGAGGCAAGCTGTGAAGCTATTAGACTTTGCTGCAATGTGTTGGTTGAAAGACTTGTGTCATTGAAGGAAAAAGTGAAAGAACAAATGGGTTCGGTTAGTTGGGAGTTACTTATTATGCAAGCGAATATGAAATCGGTGAACTTATCAGCAAGTTCGTATTTTGTACCTGAGTTTACATCTAGGAGTTACATTAATTATGGTGCTGCAGTTAGTGAGGTAACTAAGTTCCATGACCAATATAATCGTCGTTTAGTTGTTTATATGTGATGCGATTATGTTGGAAAAACAGGTGGAAGTAAATCTTTTGACTGGAGAAACCAAAATGTTGCAAACAGACATCATATATGATTGTGGACAGAGCTTGAATCCTGCTGTGGATTTGGGACAGGTTTGTGTTCATAATAATCTTCTATatttaataaatgaattttgattTCCTGCTTCTTTTTCGACTAAATAATAATGATTACACCATAAGTCATATTCTTTAATTTCTTATAAAAAATCTTTGAGAAATATGTGATTTGTTATTTGTAAATACACAGGTTTCTAACCTAGTTAATAGATGATAAATAATGATTCATGTTGGACCGAACTACCAAAGTCTTCTTGTTCGGGGTTGTCTTGGTGGCGGTATAGTGTCATTTTTCATCTTCCCTAGCTAGAATAAAGTCATAAAGGCTGTAAACATTAACAACCCGCTAGAAATTCCCCAGGCCAAATGCCTGGTATATATGTATAAGGATATATCAAGCATAAACATATGAATGTAAATTATGGGTATAGATATAAAGAGAGCATAATCTTTGGAGAAGTAGAAAGAGGACCTTTTATCTAATAGGGTCGGCCTTGGTGGGCCTAAGCCCACGGGCCTGGGCCCGATACGAGGGTTTCCTACTTTCCTCTTCAATTCACATTATAGGATTATTTACATATCATTATTTAACTTTTACAGGTTGAAGGGGCTTTTGTGCAAGGAATTGGGTTTTTCATGCTTGAAGAATATCTTACAAACTCTGATGGTTTGGTGGTTGCGGATAGCACATGGACATACAAGATACCCACAATTGACACCATTCCCAAACAACTAAATGTGCACATACTTAACAGTGGACATCACAAAGACCGCGTTCTTTCTTCAAAAGGTACGTGATCCTCCTGTTTTGGTTTTCAAAGTTATCATAAACCAATGAATCAAGTTCAATAACTGAATGTTTTTGTTCATCTGACATGCAGCTTCTGGTGAGCCCCCATTGCTTCTTGCAGCTTCAGTTCATTGTGCAACTAGAGCTGCTATTAAAGAAGCAAGAAACCAACTTGATTCTTGGAAGGGGTTAAACGGTTCTGATACGTTTTTCGAGTTAGATGTTCCTGCTACAATGCCAGTGGTGAAAACACTATGTGGGCTTGATAATGTTGAGGTCTACCTCCAGAGCTTGTTCATGTCTAGATCATAAATACAATATGCTTTGTCGTTGCAGTTCATGTCGTTAAACATGTATCTTGTATTATTATTAATAGAATAAAACCACCATTTCTATCATGTTTCTTGATGTAAAAATTGAATCAAAGTGCATTTTTTTATATGGTTAACCCTGGAACGTAGATAGTAGTGTTTGTATTCTGTATTCCTTTCTGTAAACATGACCAACCAATCAGTTTGACTGATTTGTACTTTGGTGTTATAAAATGAGGATTAATAACCTCCATGCATTACTTCTATGAGACTTCTGTTATTACTAGACCACTAATATACGCATACTATAATTAACAGACTGAACAGAATCACGAACGTAACTGCTAAATAGTTAAAAGTTCAAAAAACAAGAATCTGACCGACAACAGTCCGTTCGCATGGATGGCCCATCCGCACGAATGGTGCATCCGTCCTAAGCAGTCTGTTAACGAACTGTTCATATTTCCGTTTTTCTATTCTGATTTCATGTTACTTATCGTTGATAGTCAGAATACACTCATGTTACTTTACTTATTATTTTCTTAACGTACTAAGTACTTTAATTCTGTAACATAAATCCTCCAACTCCAACCCACTCCTTCGTTTGCCTGTAGGGTAACCTCGGCATTCCTGTACTAGACCCATCATAACCTCGGCATTCTTGTACTATGTTCGTCTACCCCTGCCAAAACTACGCTTACGGGGATCCTAGCTCAAAGTTagcaaaactgtgagtatacttgaacccccttttcttttaccacactttggggtgtaacatgttaatcTATTGAACTTACACTCATACTTTTATACTAAATGCACAAACAATCCTTAGACATGCATGCATACGTTATACTTGATGCTTTAATCTGGGTTTGTACGTTTTGTGttgaacttgtcattaacttcgtacgagcctaaccttaacatgtatagcgctataggagtaacgcaccgcc
This genomic interval carries:
- the LOC110898388 gene encoding indole-3-acetaldehyde oxidase yields the protein MEDTQLTSTQPLKHSQTLVFAVNGERVELTSVDPSTTLLQFLRSHTRFKSVKLGCGEGGCGACNVLLSKFDTKLKQLEDYTVSSCLTLLCSINGCSITTTEGLGNIKDGFHSIHQRFAGFHASQCGFCTPGMCVSLFSALVNSEKTCRPEPAFGSSKLTASEAEKSISGNLCRCTGYRPIADVCKSFAADVDMEDLGLNSFWKKDAKLNKLPLYDSKQITTYPEFLKKESKSTAVLNYQDKTWYSPVSVEELGSLLESISAENGMTVKLVAGNTGTGYYQETEYYNKYIDLRCIPELSEIKKAGSRIEIGATVSISKLIFALKEHTKDDPTKEDDVVLKKIASHLEKIASESIRNVASVGGNLVMAQRKNFPSDIATVLLAVNSRVTILTGVKKETLTLEEFLEKPALDSRNVLLSVFIPCLRPTKNGYSKNVKSKLLFETYRASPRPLGNALAYLNAAFSAEVCNVNDGVVINRIQLAFGSFGVKHAIRASTVEKYLVGKKLSVDLISEAVKLIRVAISPENGTSDPAYRSSLAASFLFDFLMPIVDPEISSRLTIDDCERTTLLSPAKQVIESSHEHYPVGEPVIKSGATIQASGEAVFVDDIPSPLNCLHGAFIYSTKPLARVKSIKLKSEKDVNAVVTFQDIPKGGANIGAINHFGTDPLFSNELTQCAGQRIAFAVAETQKNADMAAGTATVDYDIEDLEPPILTVEQAVEKSSFFEVPLVLTPSQVGDFSKGMAESDYQIHSAEIKLPSQYYFYMESQTALAVPDEDNCMVVYSSSQVPELVQRVISRCLNIPEHNVRVITRRVGGGFGGKGSKAMPVAAACALAAYKLRRPVRTYVNRKTDMILAGGRHPMKINYTIGFKSNGKITALHLDVLINAGMSPDVSPVIPWKLVGSLKKYNFGALSFDIKVCKTNHSSKSAMRAPGEVQGSYIAEAVIEHVATHLSLDVGLVREMNFHSYDSLKLYYGNSAGDPLEYTLPTIWDKLMKSSNFDSRVEMVNKFNKNNIWRKKGISRVPILQNVSLRPTPGRVSILQDGSVVVEVGGIELGQGLWTKVKQMTAYCLSAVKCDGTHGLLEKVRVIQADALSMVQGGLTAGSTTSEASCEAIRLCCNVLVERLVSLKEKVKEQMGSVSWELLIMQANMKSVNLSASSYFVPEFTSRSYINYGAAVSEVEVNLLTGETKMLQTDIIYDCGQSLNPAVDLGQVEGAFVQGIGFFMLEEYLTNSDGLVVADSTWTYKIPTIDTIPKQLNVHILNSGHHKDRVLSSKASGEPPLLLAASVHCATRAAIKEARNQLDSWKGLNGSDTFFELDVPATMPVVKTLCGLDNVEVYLQSLFMSRS